The Cryptomeria japonica chromosome 2, Sugi_1.0, whole genome shotgun sequence region CTACATACGGTACCCTATGTTGTAGTCTGAAAGTAGTCGCacccacaaatagttaaataacataaacaaagtagcaaCCCTGCAAGCATAAAGGAATTTttactatctatctatctatctatctatctatctatctatctatatatatacacacacacatgtatgtatctcTATACAaatgcaattatatatatatacatgttcaaATATATAgacatgatgtacatatatatatcaatttatctTACCGAATAAAAACCTTCGTGTGCACAGAGCAGTAGATACTCATACCTAACCTTGCAAGCAGACAAAAGAAGGAAATAGGCAGAccataaaaaaaatgcattacaaaacaaaaaatacTTTAAATAAAAACCAAGCTTACCgtccaaattcaaaccattcatggcATGAACCTCATGAAGAaaccacaaacagttaaacaacataaacaaacctaaataacataaacaaacaaacaaccctGCAACAACATCAAAGCTTTGAAGTCATGCAACTCATAAAGGAgtcaatatatatacacacaaccGAATAAAAACCTTCGTGTGCACAGAGCAGTAGATACTCATACCTAACCTTGCAAGCAGACGAAAGAAGGAAATAGGCAGAccataaaaaaaatgcattacaaaacaaaaaacacTTTAAATAAAAACCAAGCTTACCgtccaaattcaaaccattcatggcATGAACCTCATGAAGAaaccacaaacagttaaacaacataaacaaacctaaataacataaacaaacaaacaaccttGCAACAACATCAAAGCTTTGAAGTCATGCAACTCATAAAGGAgtcaatatatatacacacaaccAGAGGAAACCTTAACTGCACCTCTATATACAAACCCAAGTCAAAAATTAACAGACTGAAATTAAGCTTACAACAATAAAACAGATTACATTTTATGGTTGCAACCGGTGGAACTTAAATTGCAAATTCATAGCATGCAGACCGTGAAACTCACAAAACAACCTGAAAAATGCCTTCCAAAGTGCAAGTAGGCATGTCCACAAGTAATTACACAATAGAGAGAACAACCTTGAAAATTGATTCCAAACTAGAAGTAGTGACACCTACAAACAATTAGCGAACAGAAAGAAAGCAGCAAGCCCTGCAAGAACACGGAAGCATAAACTAAACAAGCTATACACAAAATGCAATACAAAACGAAGACATATTTAAATAAACCGAAACCTTACCTTGCAATTTCAAACCATTAACGGTGTCAAACTCACAAGGAACCCCAATAAAATAGTCACAACAAGAACCAAATGTAACCACCAAAATAATCAGAACAagaacaaaacccaacaatctatgcgaacatttcCAAAGCAAAAATTACAGAGCGAAATATTGGCAAcaacaataaaacaaattccatttTAAGGTTGCAAACAGGCATAAAGAACGTCGACATTCATGCACAACCTCGaggacaaaatcattaaagacatCATTAAAGACAACATCCTTTGAGAAACAGAGCATAAAACAGTCACACAAAGAACAAAAGGTAATAACCTTATGTGGAAATTTCCACACCAAAAAATGCAAAGCAAAATATTgttgacaacaacaaaacaaattagattttaagGTTGCAAGCAACCATAAAGAACGTCAACATTCATGCACAGCCTTCagatgaaatcattaaagacaCCATCTTTGCCCAATGTAACGTAAATCAAATAACTGACTCTATGCACATGAAGGCTTTTAGTCTCAAagataaatatagatatatatgtatatatatcagatGTCTATGTTTACATCTATGTACACTAATATACATAAGTATACCtgtatatatacacatggatatatatacacacatactctaaaataaatgcaactaaaCCCTTCTTTCACAGAGTGAAAGCTTCGTAAGTTGAGTCATTAGACGATTTACAAAACTTAATGTGTTGTGCTAATTATTACAAGTTTTTATAGTTTGTTAATagtaaattcatcatcattcacaaaaaaaaaaatgatctactTAAAGATTTGTTGTATTGTTCTTATATGTTCACTTTTTTTAGTAATGCATTTCCAATCTGTCATTCAAACAGAAAACAACCACACTAACACaatcaaatttcaacaatggataCAAATTTGAAAGCAACAAAGGACATCAACAATGTAATTGAACACATGTTGCAAGAAAGCGACAAGTTAAAGAGTAACCTCAGAAAGATCATTGCCTACTATGAACATAAATCACCAAAGCAAACAATAGTCAACCTGTCTACATCTTCTAGTGCTGTAACAACCATACATAGTATTGAATTAGCACCTTTGCCGATACCAAGCACTGAACAATTACTTGATCCAAcggttattttcacattgggagacaAAGTATTTAAATGGAGTGATAATGACCTCACATGGGTTGCTTGGGTTGATCctatgttgttgtaattattcaatctttgaaaagttaAATTCATATTTTGGTTAACATTCGAAACACACTGAACCATCTCGTATTTTGAAAGATCTTTGATTGCATAAACTCATATTTTGCTAATATGCTCTCAAATATATAAATCATTATGTCATATTTAAAGTTTTTTGAGCTTATCAGCATATGAGTAATTATCGCTTTCAATGCACGTttcaatcacattatgatcaatTCACTAGCATTTGAAACACAAAAAAAACTGTAGCAACGTTACTCTATGCTCAGTTAATTTTACTCTACTTGTGCATATATACCTTCGATAAGGTTACATCATCTTGTGATTGTATTCTGATATAAGAACTAGAATTCATCATGcttataatttacttttaattttcaaaaggtatatatgcacaatgGCATCTTTAGCAACTACCTCTGAATCCATAGACCACTCCGCTATTGATAATTTGGTAAGCTAAATTATCAAAGCTTTTCAATATAGAAAGCTTTTATGCTCTTTTTTTGGACAGTTCATTGCTCTTTTGCATACCATCCATTTCATTACCACATGCATCCTTTTTTTATAGCATAGTACAAAAGTAGATGCATACTATATACATACCATAGCTTGATTACATAATTTACTAACACAAGCTTTACATTAACAAGTAAGCAAATATATGAGGTGCTTCCCATTaaaattaaatcctctatattcatattattttttgtaggcaAAAAACCAAGAGTATGTCCCTACCCCTTTTGCAATCCAATCTATCAATGCTGGGGATGACCTTCCTTTAGCATTGCTACAAGTTTTGTCATTTCAGAAAATGCAGAACAACACAGATGATACTGACAGACATAAATTAGTGTTATCTAATGGCAAATACATGCAGTTGGCAATCTTGCCTTCTAAATATGCTACTCTGATAGATTCAGATATTCTAAAAATAGGCACAATAGTCCAGTTATCAAGCTATACATGTCGATACATATGGAACACAAAGTAGGAAATCAACTATGAttattaaatacaatatgtttcagcttttttaaatttcatttatgTATAATTAACACTAATTTAAGAAGAAGTCTTTTGTTTTCACAGGACTATTGTAATACTTAGTTTGGAAGTGAAACAAAGTGTTTGCCCGTTCTTTGGTAAACCAGAATATCtattcaaagaacaacaaccagaaaTTATGTCTGAGGACAGACCATCAACATCTAAATGGTCGCTTCAGTTTGCAACTGAATTGCCATCCCCACAAACAACAACTTCTGGAAATATAAGTCctatcaaaactttgaatccataccaaaatCAATGGACAATCAAAGAGAGAGTTACTCATAAATGACCTATTAAGGCATATAGCACAGCCACCAAAAATGGCCATgtgtttagctttgacattgttgattgtgatggttctgaaattagaattacatgttttgatgagatagctaagttacactctaaccgtgtggacataggttcacattatattatttcaaaagGATCTGTTAAGGAAGCAAATGCaaggtacaacaaactaaacagtcatttagaaatcaccttgtctgatacatccatactaaaacgCTGCACCAACGAAGAACAACCAGATCAACAAACTCGTCCTTTCACGCCCATTGGTGAATTGTTTCAACTAACAAATAATACACTGGTTGACGTTATTGGTCTTGTTCTATATGTTGGAGATATCATTCCTATTCACAGGAAAGATGGCAGTCAAACACAAAAACGTGTGGTGAAAATTAATGATCTATTTGgttcaacaattgacatcaacttaTGGGGCCCAATAGCAGAACGAAAGGGCCTGGAATTGAAAAATATGTTGACCAATGATAGTGCGGTTATCCTTGCTTTACGTAATGCTCGTGTTGGCTATTTCAATGGGAAGCTTGTAAACATAACAGCTGCAacaacattacatatcaacccaAGTTTTCCAGAAGCAGAGCTTCTAGCATTAAGAGGAAATGACCCTTTGCTTGTTGTACCCTTTGTTGCAgaaactatccacatagatggCAAATATACTAGAATGACAATCTCTTCAATCCGTGAGCGGATGAGCATCAAACCAGAAACAATTCAAACAACATTGCTAGCTGTTCTACACTATGTCAATGTCAATGACCAAAATTTCTATTACATAGCTTGCCCACTGATGGTCAATGGAAGGCCTTGCAAGAAAAAATGTACACATCAAGCTGATGATTCTTGGTTCTGCTCTAGATGTCAAATGAGTATGCAAGACTGTAATTATAGTTACCTCTTGCCTCTAAAGTTGCAAGATGCCACAGGTACTCTATGGGGCACTGCATTTGGTGAGGGTGGCAatcacttgctacacaaaactgcAAGACAACTCTATGCACTTCAAAACGATGCAACAACAACAGAGACACCTTCCTCAGTGATCAAGAGAGCACTGTCACATTACTATTCATTCACACTGCTGGTTTCTACTGAGACATACAATTCAGAATCCAAGATGAAAGTGACGATTAATAAAGTTGCTCCTGTTGACTTCAAAGCTGAGTGCCATGCACTACTTGGAGAAATTAGCTGCCTAAGTACAAAGACTTAGAATTATAATGCATCTTTTCTAATTATTAAACTTTGCAATTTACAATACAATTATACTATTAGCTAATTTTCATATTTAATACTTTTACCTATACAAACAATTATGTTTTACAAAAACAAGTATGcttctataaatatctatatgAACATTTCTTACATCTGCCAATTATCTctttgaaagtttttcctcttCACATAAGTTACTTTCAGTCATACTCACTACTTTTAAATGTATTAACACTATGTTATTTGCAAATAAAATATACATGTATGCACGTGTATTGTTCTTTTTCTCGTCTAATATCTTTCTATATAACAATACAATACATAACTATATATAAGTATTCATAGTTATAGTATTTTTGAAATAcacatgtagttatatatgtgcatatgttcatatacaaaactgtgattttttttattatatgtatatgtacatgtgtatatgtatacatacatctgtatgCATCAAAATTTACTATAGTtgtgcatacctatattacaatCATGCTTTTCAAAACACAAAACAACCAAGAACAACAAACAATTATACATATATACactgatgtgtatatatatatatatactattattATTCATAGTGTCAATTTTTGtgatatatacatgtgtagttatatatgtgcatatgtttgtatgcaacacttcaaatatttaattcatatgtctatatacatgtgtatgtatcaaAAATTACTATATATAACGCATACCTATATGACAATACTACCTTTTGAAAAAACAAGTTGCCAACAACAATACAAAACTATAtataagtgtagcgtcctaaaattgtgacacttgcaatttcgactgcatttcggtcttcacgatggcgacgcaacactgaacctgaatggagaccccgaaacttgctcatgacatcaaaaactgcattttcaagcaccctggcctgaacctcctttgcaccttgctgtcccgggaggtgggaccagagcgcccagcgccctggtccctgggtcctattttgggcccggtctcttttggacttcgggtctttatgtttgcaaattggaaaattgtctttcctggtcggcctaaggtcgggaaaatcagtctatcagccctaattgacaagtatataaactacattttcctctttcattcgacatgatggaaaaggcgtggaaattatactcaagcattcaagcatttaagcattccttcaagcaattgatcatttcaagtctccattcaaggctaagtgttgcattcaagacaaggattcaatcattgaagaggagatcacttactacatactactacaacatacaacatacaacatctataccttcgcacataaggatacaaacatccttacaacaaggtattagtacttgttttacattacagacatttacatttacagcattgctcatttcttggttaattccaaaaccggggtttgacctaaaggcaaacccctaatccctaaccccccaatcgtcttcgcttttctgtgtgtaggttgcaggtacgcggctgaaattgaagatctggaatccttgtgcagagacgaacagatcccccttcgtttcgcggatttttcggaggaccgtggcgctcgggcgccatcgtcccggcaactttcgctcaaatttgcaggacagcaccgtatcgacattttactgctaattccaggtctgtagcttcatactgtattcctatcttagtttataagcgaatctttctcactttctatgcattcctagcttaattcttctatgcacattctttacaaaagagggtagccttgctgtcataacccttgaaactcatttagcatccaatcttgcattgcgtgggattggatcttgtgggtttcaacccctcttttgaatgtaaagtctctcccctaagtgaaaaccatcaaccctagtgaatctcccttctctctccttggagttggaagaggggagagcaactagggttcgattgcgattttccgctttacattttggtgaacccgacgtgaacatcctttctgattattcatagttagatctgaaaattggattccttgattacatttccatgtttgatcttttgcaaaattttagaggttaattgcataaaaaccctaaatttcctttttaagtaattaaacttgtgaaatgtttaattattaatgcttgtttcagatctgcccttctattacaaattatcaattcatatttg contains the following coding sequences:
- the LOC131868892 gene encoding replication protein A 70 kDa DNA-binding subunit E-like: MGFVRMFGSGNVSIDCWVSFEYRSADVRIDCWYFTGLASEVDTVNGLKFEVVTFGSRSEYFVGLPSEVDTVNGLKLQVFLISWLRVLAGLLLCFCCLTICGRRSFEFASNFPSCSSANIRIRLHIIVDRESFELLRVVTLSMLFNCFTLSAWFEFARKDGSQTQKRVVKINDLFGSTIDINLWGPIAERKGLELKNMLTNDSAVILALRNARVGYFNGKLVNITAATTLHINPSFPEAELLALRGNDPLLVVPFVAETIHIDGKYTRMTISSIRERMSIKPETIQTTLLAVLHYVNVNDQNFYYIACPLMVNGRPCKKKCTHQADDSWFCSRCQMSMQDCNYSYLLPLKLQDATGTLWGTAFGEGGNHLLHKTARQLYALQNDATTTETPSSVIKRALSHYYSFTLLVSTETYNSESKMKVTINKVAPVDFKAECHALLGEISCLSTKT